Proteins from a genomic interval of Armatimonadia bacterium:
- a CDS encoding radical SAM protein, translating into MVGAPVRYLKQLRRAYLRRRQGVPATPSWVQVEINNTCNLKCVMCPREAMTRRPRYMTIEEFRDIADKCRAASVPRLRLFLLGEPLLHPELAEMIAYAKSVGIPSVEFNTNAALLTPGKAEAVIEAGLDQIVFSLDGVDAATYEGIRVGGRYEEVTAHVEDFCRRVQAKGKGPHTTIQTIVMGSTREHVPAFRERWQGVADRVEVQCLREYQGVEAGRTTQIRPGDELRPCPALWDYLVILADRRVVPCCVDINGDMTLDDIALTDIETLWTRNPVLQELRAHHLGYNYTGYPLCRGCEFTNVSLLKRKARETEAELAAE; encoded by the coding sequence ATGGTCGGCGCACCAGTGAGGTATCTCAAGCAACTGCGTCGTGCCTACCTGCGGCGTCGTCAGGGCGTGCCTGCGACCCCGTCGTGGGTGCAGGTGGAGATCAACAACACCTGCAACTTGAAATGTGTAATGTGCCCGCGGGAGGCCATGACGCGCAGGCCGCGGTACATGACGATAGAGGAGTTCCGCGACATCGCCGACAAGTGCCGGGCGGCGTCGGTGCCGCGGTTGCGCCTCTTCCTCCTGGGCGAGCCACTGCTTCACCCCGAACTCGCCGAGATGATCGCCTATGCGAAGAGCGTCGGGATACCGAGCGTGGAGTTCAATACGAACGCCGCGCTCCTGACACCCGGGAAGGCTGAGGCGGTGATCGAGGCCGGGCTTGACCAGATCGTCTTCTCGCTGGACGGCGTCGATGCCGCTACCTATGAGGGTATCCGGGTTGGCGGGAGGTACGAGGAGGTCACTGCGCACGTCGAGGACTTCTGCCGTCGCGTGCAGGCCAAGGGGAAGGGACCGCACACCACCATCCAGACCATCGTCATGGGCAGCACACGGGAGCATGTGCCGGCCTTTCGCGAACGCTGGCAGGGAGTGGCGGACCGTGTGGAGGTGCAGTGCCTGCGGGAGTACCAGGGAGTTGAGGCGGGGCGTACGACGCAGATCCGGCCCGGCGATGAGCTGCGGCCCTGCCCGGCGCTGTGGGACTACCTGGTGATCCTTGCCGATCGCCGCGTGGTGCCCTGCTGCGTTGACATCAATGGCGATATGACGCTGGACGACATCGCCCTCACTGATATCGAGACGCTGTGGACCCGCAACCCCGTTCTGCAGGAGCTGCGTGCCCATCACCTAGGCTACAACTACACCGGGTACCCGCTCTGCCGGGGCTGCGAGTTCACGAACGTGAGCCTGCTGAAGCGCAAGGCCCGAGAGACAGAGGCGGAGCTCGCAGCGGAGTAG